gcaagtgCCCAGAAGGTCCACCCTGAATAATTGTTTTAAGCAAGCTCCCAAAATAGCTAAATATAGAGCATCATATTCTACTTGTGGCAAAATGGCTCCAACTGCATTTTCAATATGCAACGCAGAAGGATGACAAGTTTTGAACTAAAGTAGAGCATTTTTATTGTCTAGTTGGGACACGGTGAATGAAAGTAGCACAAGGACTATAAGGCAAAAGGAATGCAGAAATGATGATGAATGCCAGCCACGAATTTTCATATTCATCCAAGTTAACCGGGTTCTGCatgctggcttttcttttttgtgacagTGATACCAACTTATAGTTAGGTTTTCCCACAGTATAAATTTCAAATGCACTTCCAGCTTCACCAAATAACAGCAGTATACACAGCACAGTCACCTTGAGGCCACAGACGACATCATCCACAACATGAATCATTGGTGAAGAAATGCATCACCACAGAGCAAAAATTATCCCCATGGCTGCTTGGAGGAATAAGGTATGACAATAGAAAATTGGCATTATTATATTGTTTATGACATCACTGTGGTTCTAAAAAGGGACGTATGTAACTAGCTACTGCATCTGGATAAGTCATGTGAACATGGTGGTTGCCCTCTACTTGAACAATCTGAAACGTGCGGCAGTTTTGTTCATAGATGTCGGACAGTATCTTGTGCTTCGCAGATGTGGCACCAAATCCAGGAACGGCCATCACTACCAAGAGGTTGTTGGTGTAGCCACTATAGTATTTTTTTAGAGCATCACTGTCAGTCCGAGTCCACTGGATGTATCTAAGCCGTGTGTCCTTCGTCAGGATGTAGCGACCATCTCCAGCAGGCTTACAACCACGTTTCATCAGTGTCCTAATGTTGTCAGGTAGGTAGCCTGGAACTACACTATGCTTGTAAAGCTTTATCACTTCCTCTTCCGTGTAGACAGGTGGCTTGCTGAGATCCTTCTGTTCAAGCCGCAAGTTGCCTTCTAACATTTCTCTTAAGCTTCGTGAAAGTTTGCTACGTTGATCATACATAGGAGCCAAGGCATCAATCATGACTAAATTTTGGACCTGAAAAAGCAAACGTAAAAGGTATTTGTAGATACCAGTTCTGAAGCAAACCGCTCCACTATGAGATTGCTCATAGAACGCTTTGT
This Dermacentor albipictus isolate Rhodes 1998 colony chromosome 1, USDA_Dalb.pri_finalv2, whole genome shotgun sequence DNA region includes the following protein-coding sequences:
- the LOC135904099 gene encoding serine hydrolase-like protein gives rise to the protein MFQITAALSSAKHLRWVPFRCRFISRCHTATSEAPVVEREIRELQIPIPYGHLAAKQWLPTSAEDPRRRVLLLHGYQDNAGSFDHLVPKLDPRWHAVAIDFTGHGLSSHLPKGISCISMQFWLDISRAANHLGWSQFSLIGHSVGGQVGLHYACIFPEKVQNLVMIDALAPMYDQRSKLSRSLREMLEGNLRLEQKDLSKPPVYTEEEVIKLYKHSVVPGYLPDNIRTLMKRGCKPAGDGRYILTKDTRLRYIQWTRTDSDALKKYYSGYTNNLLVVMAVPGFGATSAKHKILSDIYEQNCRTFQIVQVEGNHHVHMTYPDAVASYIRPFLEPQ